In Rhodothermus marinus DSM 4252, a single genomic region encodes these proteins:
- a CDS encoding SCP2 sterol-binding domain-containing protein: MPKYTSIPEVLESYKERFLPDQAAGVEGVVQLNLTGEGGGEYYMVIKDGTLEIKEGKHENPTVTVTTSAENWLKINNGEANPMSLMMMGKLKVSGSLPMAMKFQSLFRMG, translated from the coding sequence ATGCCGAAGTACACCAGCATTCCCGAAGTGCTCGAATCCTACAAGGAGCGGTTTCTCCCCGACCAGGCCGCGGGTGTCGAGGGCGTCGTGCAGCTCAACCTGACCGGCGAGGGTGGGGGCGAATACTACATGGTGATCAAGGACGGTACGCTGGAGATCAAGGAGGGCAAGCACGAGAATCCGACGGTCACCGTCACCACCTCGGCCGAGAACTGGCTCAAGATCAACAACGGCGAGGCCAACCCCATGTCGCTCATGATGATGGGCAAGCTCAAGGTGAGCGGCTCGCTCCCGATGGCCATGAAATTCCAGTCCCTTTTCCGGATGGGATAA
- a CDS encoding CaiB/BaiF CoA transferase family protein — protein sequence MPGPLRSLRVLDFTTLLPGPYATLLLADLGADVVRIESPDRPDLMRLAPPYDDTGTSAGYAWVHRSKRSVALDLKHPQAASVVRRLVHHYDIVVEGFRPGVMQRLGLDYETLAAENPALIYCSVTGYGQTGPYRERAGHDLNYQALSGLLSHSGRREVGPVPSGVPLADVAGGLFAALAILAAVVHRQRTGEGQYLDLALLDTTIAFNGLAVSGLLGAGHRPGYETEPLNGGSFYDCYRTRDGRYLAVAGLEPKFWEGFCAAIGRPDLAPYGYNVWDAAVQQRLKKEIQQVIASRTLAEWQAVFAERDVCVEPVLTLDEMAQHPQVRARGLIVDVPRPDAPPQRQVGFPVQFSRTPPTYRHAGPPLGAHTREVLQEAGFTSEEIEALAAEGAFGADFSSPD from the coding sequence ATGCCAGGGCCGCTGCGTTCGCTTCGTGTGCTGGACTTCACCACGCTGTTGCCCGGGCCGTACGCGACGCTCCTGCTGGCCGACCTGGGCGCCGACGTGGTGCGCATCGAGTCGCCCGACCGGCCCGACCTGATGCGCCTGGCGCCCCCTTACGACGACACCGGCACTTCGGCCGGCTACGCCTGGGTCCATCGTTCCAAGCGCTCGGTGGCGCTCGATCTGAAGCACCCGCAGGCCGCTTCGGTGGTACGCCGGCTCGTCCACCACTACGACATCGTGGTGGAAGGCTTCCGACCAGGCGTCATGCAGCGGCTGGGGCTGGACTACGAAACGCTGGCGGCTGAAAATCCGGCGCTGATTTACTGCTCCGTTACGGGCTACGGGCAGACCGGACCCTACCGCGAGCGGGCCGGACACGACCTGAACTATCAGGCGCTCTCCGGTCTGCTGAGCCACAGCGGCCGTCGCGAAGTGGGGCCGGTACCTTCCGGCGTGCCGCTGGCCGACGTGGCCGGGGGGCTTTTTGCCGCGTTGGCCATCCTGGCGGCCGTCGTGCACCGCCAGCGCACCGGTGAGGGACAGTACCTGGACCTGGCGCTGCTCGATACGACGATCGCCTTCAACGGACTGGCCGTCAGTGGTCTGCTGGGCGCCGGACATCGTCCCGGCTACGAAACCGAGCCGCTCAACGGCGGCAGCTTCTACGACTGCTACCGCACGCGCGACGGCCGCTACCTGGCCGTGGCCGGACTGGAGCCGAAATTCTGGGAGGGCTTCTGTGCAGCGATCGGCCGGCCGGATCTGGCACCCTACGGCTACAACGTATGGGATGCAGCCGTCCAGCAGCGGCTCAAAAAGGAAATCCAGCAGGTGATCGCCTCGCGGACGCTGGCCGAATGGCAGGCGGTCTTTGCCGAACGCGACGTGTGCGTCGAGCCCGTGCTGACGCTCGACGAAATGGCGCAGCACCCGCAGGTCCGGGCACGTGGACTGATCGTCGACGTGCCGCGGCCGGATGCCCCGCCCCAGCGACAGGTGGGCTTTCCCGTGCAGTTTTCGCGCACGCCGCCGACCTACCGGCATGCCGGCCCGCCGCTGGGCGCGCACACCCGCGAGGTGCTGCAGGAAGCAGGGTTTACTTCAGAAGAAATCGAGGCGCTGGCCGCCGAAGGGGCGTTCGGTGCCGATTTTTCCAGCCCTGATTGA
- the lipA gene encoding lipoyl synthase, which yields MAQQHTESPRRRYLPGEIELKRVPKEPLFPEGDGGFFELPVVDPPPVTNERGRRPAWLRAKLPYGPTYRRVLDIVETHRLHTVCQSARCPNMGECWTAGTATFMILGNVCTRSCGFCAVKTGRPDPLDWDEPRRVAEAVRLMGIRHAVVTSVDRDDLEDGGAALFAETIRQIRALNPGVTVEVLIPDFQGNWDALQLVLDERPDILNHNVETVPRLYRRVRPQARYERSLELLWRAKQAGLRTKSGIMVGLGETKEEVLAVMDDFARIRLDIMTIGQYLQPTRMHLPVEEFVHPDVFRWYKEMGEAKGIGHVESGPLVRSSYHAERHV from the coding sequence ATGGCCCAGCAGCACACCGAGTCGCCGCGTCGTCGCTACCTTCCGGGCGAGATCGAACTGAAGCGCGTGCCCAAGGAGCCCCTCTTTCCTGAGGGGGACGGCGGTTTCTTCGAACTGCCCGTGGTGGATCCGCCGCCGGTGACGAACGAGCGGGGGCGGCGTCCCGCCTGGCTCCGGGCCAAGCTGCCTTACGGCCCCACCTACCGGCGCGTGCTGGACATTGTCGAAACGCACCGGCTGCACACGGTCTGCCAGAGCGCCCGCTGCCCGAACATGGGCGAGTGCTGGACGGCCGGCACCGCCACGTTCATGATCCTCGGAAACGTCTGCACGCGCTCGTGCGGCTTCTGCGCGGTCAAGACCGGCCGCCCGGATCCACTGGACTGGGATGAGCCGCGTCGCGTGGCCGAAGCGGTACGCCTGATGGGCATCCGGCACGCCGTGGTCACCTCGGTCGATCGCGACGACCTGGAAGACGGCGGCGCCGCGCTGTTCGCCGAGACGATCCGCCAGATCCGGGCGCTCAACCCGGGCGTGACCGTCGAAGTGCTAATCCCGGACTTTCAGGGCAACTGGGACGCCCTGCAGCTGGTGCTCGACGAACGCCCGGACATCCTCAACCACAACGTCGAGACGGTGCCGCGCCTGTATCGCCGCGTGCGTCCCCAGGCCCGCTACGAGCGCTCGCTGGAACTGCTGTGGCGGGCCAAGCAGGCCGGCCTCCGCACCAAGAGCGGAATCATGGTGGGGCTGGGCGAGACCAAGGAAGAAGTGCTGGCCGTGATGGACGACTTTGCCCGCATTCGGCTCGACATCATGACGATCGGTCAGTACCTGCAACCCACCCGCATGCACCTGCCCGTCGAAGAATTCGTGCACCCGGACGTATTCCGCTGGTACAAAGAAATGGGCGAAGCCAAGGGGATTGGCCACGTCGAAAGCGGCCCCCTGGTCCGCTCCTCCTACCACGCCGAGCGGCACGTGTAG
- a CDS encoding YgaP family membrane protein, with product MKRNVGTIDRVLRVVIALVIGVLLITGQLSGALAVILGIVALILLVTGLAGSCPLYAALGFSTCPRKASG from the coding sequence ATGAAACGCAACGTCGGCACCATCGACCGGGTCCTCCGCGTCGTGATCGCGCTGGTGATCGGCGTGCTGCTGATCACCGGACAGCTCAGCGGTGCGCTGGCCGTCATTCTGGGCATTGTAGCGCTTATCCTGCTGGTAACCGGCCTGGCCGGAAGCTGTCCGCTGTACGCGGCCCTCGGTTTTTCCACCTGTCCGCGAAAGGCCAGCGGTTAG
- a CDS encoding TetR/AcrR family transcriptional regulator, whose translation MERSRREAEIYRAAARVFRRKGLQQTRLQDVADELGVPRGALYYYVASRDDLVRAVVETPLRRLLAQAREIVSSNDAPAAKLARLIAQHLQSLAAEHESWLLLQCEGREALQEVLAIDLQALLRQYETCWSEVVAEGIEQGVFVATTEPDVAARACLGLVQGVYCWQRLTGEEDPEAVAAWLTPLVLQSLQGAGRSVSASLNT comes from the coding sequence ATGGAACGAAGCCGGCGCGAAGCGGAAATCTACCGGGCGGCGGCCCGGGTATTCCGACGCAAGGGGCTGCAGCAGACGCGGTTGCAGGACGTGGCCGACGAGCTGGGCGTGCCCCGGGGCGCGCTGTACTACTACGTGGCCAGCAGAGACGATCTGGTGCGGGCGGTCGTCGAAACGCCGCTCCGACGCCTGCTGGCGCAGGCCCGCGAGATTGTCTCGAGCAACGATGCGCCCGCGGCAAAGCTGGCCCGCCTGATCGCGCAGCACCTGCAAAGCCTGGCCGCCGAGCATGAGAGCTGGCTGCTGTTGCAGTGCGAAGGCCGGGAAGCGCTGCAGGAGGTGCTCGCGATCGACCTGCAGGCGTTGCTCCGGCAGTACGAGACCTGCTGGAGCGAAGTGGTTGCCGAGGGCATCGAGCAGGGCGTTTTTGTGGCGACTACCGAGCCGGACGTGGCGGCGCGGGCGTGTCTCGGACTGGTGCAGGGCGTCTACTGCTGGCAGCGCCTGACCGGCGAGGAAGACCCGGAGGCTGTGGCGGCCTGGCTGACCCCGCTGGTGCTGCAGAGCCTGCAGGGCGCCGGCCGCAGCGTGTCGGCCTCGCTCAACACGTAG